From a region of the Aeoliella mucimassa genome:
- a CDS encoding Gfo/Idh/MocA family protein: MQATSKQNNDAGHDRRTFLASSSLAAAGLALGANGIVNAAHPFGDDVIKIGLVGCGGRGTQAAGQALSTGENVKLVAMGDAFSDRLEGSLNSRNIQDHGDKVDVPEERRFVGFDAYQKVIDSDIDLVILTTPPGFRPIHFEAAVKAGKHVFMEKPVAVDGPGIRKVLEAAKVSKEKGLGVGVGLQRRHDPTYINTVQQIQDGAIGEVGLTRVYWNGGGVWMIPRKPEQTEMEYQMRNWYYFNWICGDHIVEQHIHNLDVGNWVKGMLPEKAQGMGGRQVRTGKEYGQIFDHHMVEYTYPDGSTMLSCCRHIPGCWSQVTEYAHGTNGTTEVGRGVLVGKDGEQLYRYKGKRVNPYQQEHDDLFASIRSGNPLNEAEYGAHSTMTAILGRMVTYSGKVITWEEAMNSSVDLSPKEYAWDATPPVVPDEEGRYPIPEPGKTQVV, from the coding sequence ATGCAAGCGACTTCGAAGCAAAATAACGACGCTGGTCACGATCGTCGTACGTTCCTGGCGAGCAGCTCCCTTGCTGCTGCTGGTTTGGCTCTGGGGGCCAACGGCATCGTGAATGCGGCTCACCCGTTTGGCGACGACGTAATCAAAATTGGTCTCGTGGGTTGTGGTGGTCGTGGTACGCAGGCCGCTGGCCAGGCGTTGTCGACCGGCGAGAACGTGAAGCTTGTTGCCATGGGCGATGCGTTCAGCGATCGCTTGGAAGGTAGCCTGAACAGCCGAAACATTCAGGATCATGGCGACAAGGTCGACGTGCCTGAGGAGCGTCGCTTCGTGGGCTTCGATGCCTACCAAAAGGTGATTGACTCGGACATCGATCTGGTGATCCTCACCACTCCTCCCGGCTTCCGCCCCATCCACTTCGAAGCGGCCGTGAAGGCTGGCAAGCACGTGTTTATGGAAAAGCCGGTTGCCGTCGATGGTCCTGGCATCCGCAAGGTGCTGGAAGCTGCGAAGGTGTCGAAGGAAAAGGGACTTGGCGTTGGTGTTGGTCTGCAACGCCGCCACGATCCTACCTACATCAACACGGTGCAGCAGATTCAAGACGGAGCCATCGGCGAAGTCGGCCTGACTCGCGTTTACTGGAACGGCGGCGGCGTCTGGATGATTCCTCGCAAGCCCGAGCAAACCGAGATGGAATACCAGATGCGTAACTGGTATTACTTCAACTGGATCTGCGGCGACCACATCGTTGAGCAGCACATCCATAACCTCGACGTCGGTAACTGGGTCAAGGGCATGCTTCCCGAAAAGGCTCAGGGCATGGGGGGTCGTCAGGTGCGTACTGGCAAAGAGTACGGCCAGATCTTCGATCATCACATGGTAGAGTACACCTACCCCGATGGGTCGACGATGCTGAGCTGCTGCCGACACATTCCGGGCTGCTGGAGCCAGGTAACCGAGTATGCTCACGGCACCAACGGTACCACCGAAGTCGGTCGCGGTGTGCTGGTCGGCAAAGATGGCGAGCAGCTCTATCGCTACAAGGGCAAACGAGTAAACCCCTACCAGCAAGAGCACGACGACCTGTTTGCCAGCATTCGCAGCGGAAATCCGCTGAATGAAGCAGAGTATGGTGCTCACAGCACGATGACCGCCATCCTGGGGCGGATGGTCACCTACTCCGGAAAGGTGATTACCTGGGAAGAAGCGATGAATTCGAGCGTAGATCTTTCGCCGAAGGAATACGCCTGGGATGCCACCCCGCCGGTAGTACCGGATGAGGAAGGCCGTTACCCGATTCCAGAACCAGGGAAAACGCAGGTCGTATAA
- a CDS encoding ISKra4 family transposase, with the protein MNVRSRWVDSLLGPLQVRRHYYHCRRCRHGLFPRDKTLGLGKRKFSPAAAQVVSITGVQTSFAQSSEVTLRKLCGLKVSESTVERVTEDAGERLQTLLAAGETFGNTEPFAWQRDAHGKTCAYVSLDATGVRQQGPRGAQAEGRMAYVGMIYNINSEQDARSPDPHSVRYLSGFYELPELGRQLRRQAAAVGWDEAEQQIAISDGGAGLEEFLRVHFPRAERILDFWHASEYLVELSQSLYPDDEEHRTAQLASWCHRLKHQGGLSIVWMLQSLEKTNWSSAQREAYTTCLRYFQNHQHKMNYPRYVAHGWQIGSGPVESACKTVVAGRLKQSGMRWSQHGSNAVCHLRALYLSQRGCWEDYWQKYAA; encoded by the coding sequence GTGAACGTTCGCTCGCGGTGGGTCGATAGCCTGCTCGGCCCACTGCAAGTGAGGCGTCACTACTACCACTGCCGCCGGTGCCGTCACGGATTGTTTCCGCGGGACAAAACGTTGGGACTCGGCAAGCGAAAGTTTAGTCCGGCCGCGGCCCAAGTGGTGAGCATCACCGGCGTGCAAACGAGCTTCGCTCAGTCGAGCGAAGTGACACTTCGTAAACTGTGTGGACTGAAGGTCAGCGAGTCGACCGTCGAGCGAGTCACCGAAGACGCTGGCGAGCGTCTCCAAACGTTACTCGCCGCAGGCGAGACGTTTGGCAACACAGAGCCGTTCGCCTGGCAACGCGACGCGCATGGCAAGACGTGCGCGTACGTGAGTCTCGACGCCACAGGCGTGCGACAGCAAGGCCCTCGTGGCGCGCAGGCCGAGGGCCGCATGGCGTACGTCGGCATGATTTACAACATAAACAGCGAGCAGGATGCTCGCTCGCCCGACCCGCATTCGGTGCGGTATTTATCGGGGTTTTATGAACTCCCGGAACTTGGGCGGCAACTGCGTCGCCAAGCCGCCGCGGTTGGGTGGGACGAGGCAGAGCAGCAGATCGCGATCTCGGATGGCGGTGCTGGTTTAGAAGAGTTCTTGCGAGTGCACTTCCCGCGTGCGGAGCGGATCCTCGACTTCTGGCACGCGAGTGAGTACCTGGTGGAATTAAGCCAGTCGCTCTATCCGGACGACGAGGAGCATCGCACTGCTCAGTTGGCATCGTGGTGTCACCGGCTGAAGCACCAAGGAGGCTTGAGCATCGTGTGGATGTTGCAGTCGCTGGAGAAGACCAACTGGTCTTCCGCTCAACGCGAAGCTTATACGACCTGCCTGCGATACTTCCAAAACCACCAGCACAAGATGAACTACCCCCGCTACGTGGCCCACGGCTGGCAGATCGGCAGCGGCCCGGTCGAGAGCGCGTGCAAAACCGTCGTGGCGGGGCGCTTGAAGCAAAGCGGCATGCGCTGGAGCCAGCACGGCTCAAACGCCGTGTGCCACCTCCGCGCCCTCTACCTCAGCCAACGCGGCTGCTGGGAAGACTACTGGCAAAAGTACGCAGCTTAA
- a CDS encoding vWA domain-containing protein → MTSLFRNALEPLWLWGLMALLPLAVLALYFLKLKRDPVEVPSTYLWKKSIEDLHVNSLWQKLRRSLLLFLQLLLLALAILALLRPGWEGQELQGQRMIFAIDNSASMGSADVKDAESRLAEAKKQTIALIEQMQSDMAAMVISFNNEARVMQGFTSNRRKLREAVEKIELTSRPTNLLGALQLADGLANPGQVIEPESNVAIDISDGEKTTLYIFSDGRFSEVKGFSLGNLQPQFFVPLGTREANNLAITAFSTRRSESRPDERQAFIQVSNFSTDEQTSVVELSHNGTFLDAQEVTVPSGEARGVTFALAGVESGKLEAKLSSTALKAMSDALAIDNKAYAAVNDTSAGRVLLVTPGNKVLMTALSTERIKRYADVEIATPDTLKTKEHQELAASGAYDLIIYDQCAPEERMPRSNTLFFGSVPPTWYASTKAPAAEEESPPAETDAAAESTEPAPEAPAEQPTPTVERVALPAIIDQSREHPLMAYVELGDFRINGSNIVPPPKGGQVLVESTQGPLVSIAPREGFEDAVIGFELTVNKDGSEYINADWYRRYSFPTFLLNAFGYFVNQGQEGSDRTNLPGQALALRTKSLAEKLTVKGPDNRETVVERNADGSYLFHDTEQPGYYEILDAGKVESRFAVNLFDGQESNVKLAVMGDDDATDNIESVASLQIGHVEVKGTQQPARKEIWRPLLLLAIILLLVEWYIYNRRVYL, encoded by the coding sequence ATGACTTCCCTGTTTCGAAACGCACTCGAACCACTTTGGCTGTGGGGCCTGATGGCACTACTGCCTTTGGCTGTGCTTGCGCTCTACTTCCTGAAGCTCAAACGCGATCCAGTCGAGGTGCCGAGCACCTACTTGTGGAAGAAGTCGATTGAAGACCTGCACGTCAACAGCTTATGGCAGAAGCTCCGTCGAAGTTTGCTGTTGTTCTTGCAGTTGCTGCTGCTGGCGCTCGCGATCTTAGCGCTACTTCGGCCCGGCTGGGAAGGGCAAGAGCTGCAAGGCCAGCGGATGATTTTCGCGATCGACAATTCGGCCAGCATGGGTTCCGCCGACGTGAAGGACGCTGAAAGTCGACTCGCCGAAGCGAAGAAGCAAACAATCGCCCTGATCGAACAAATGCAGTCCGACATGGCCGCGATGGTCATCAGCTTCAATAATGAAGCCCGGGTGATGCAAGGCTTTACCTCGAATCGTCGCAAGCTCCGCGAAGCGGTCGAGAAAATCGAACTGACCTCACGCCCTACCAATCTGCTGGGCGCGTTGCAGTTGGCCGATGGGTTGGCCAATCCGGGGCAAGTGATCGAGCCCGAGTCGAACGTTGCGATCGACATCAGCGACGGAGAGAAAACGACGCTCTACATCTTTAGCGACGGGCGTTTCTCCGAAGTTAAAGGCTTCTCGCTCGGCAATCTTCAGCCGCAGTTCTTTGTGCCACTAGGCACCCGCGAAGCGAACAACCTGGCGATCACCGCCTTCAGCACCCGCAGGAGCGAGAGTCGGCCCGATGAACGGCAAGCGTTTATTCAGGTGAGTAACTTCTCGACCGACGAACAGACGTCGGTCGTCGAACTCTCGCACAATGGCACTTTTCTCGACGCCCAGGAGGTAACCGTTCCCAGTGGCGAAGCACGCGGCGTCACATTCGCCCTGGCTGGAGTTGAGTCGGGCAAGCTCGAAGCCAAACTCTCGAGCACCGCTCTCAAGGCCATGAGCGACGCCCTGGCGATCGACAACAAAGCCTACGCAGCGGTTAACGACACTTCGGCCGGGCGAGTGCTGCTCGTGACCCCCGGCAACAAAGTGTTGATGACCGCTCTCTCGACCGAGAGAATCAAACGCTATGCCGACGTGGAAATTGCGACGCCGGATACGCTAAAAACCAAAGAGCACCAGGAACTGGCAGCCAGCGGTGCGTACGACCTGATTATTTACGATCAGTGCGCTCCCGAAGAGCGGATGCCAAGGTCGAACACACTGTTCTTCGGCAGCGTTCCCCCAACTTGGTACGCTTCGACCAAGGCACCAGCGGCCGAGGAAGAATCCCCGCCCGCCGAGACGGATGCGGCCGCCGAGTCTACGGAACCTGCTCCCGAAGCTCCCGCTGAACAACCAACACCCACTGTCGAACGAGTTGCCTTGCCGGCGATCATCGACCAGAGTCGCGAGCATCCGCTCATGGCCTACGTCGAGCTAGGCGACTTCCGCATCAATGGCAGTAATATCGTTCCGCCGCCCAAAGGGGGGCAGGTGCTGGTGGAATCGACTCAGGGACCTCTGGTATCGATTGCCCCACGGGAAGGCTTCGAAGATGCGGTAATCGGTTTCGAGTTGACCGTGAACAAAGATGGCAGCGAATACATCAATGCCGATTGGTATCGCCGATATAGTTTCCCCACCTTCTTGCTGAATGCCTTTGGTTACTTCGTGAATCAAGGGCAGGAAGGATCAGATCGCACAAACTTGCCAGGCCAGGCGCTAGCGCTGCGAACCAAGTCGTTGGCTGAGAAGCTCACCGTGAAAGGCCCCGACAATCGCGAGACGGTGGTCGAACGCAACGCCGACGGAAGCTATTTGTTCCACGACACCGAACAGCCTGGCTACTACGAGATACTCGACGCTGGCAAAGTGGAGAGTCGCTTCGCGGTGAACTTGTTCGACGGTCAGGAAAGCAACGTCAAGCTCGCCGTGATGGGCGACGACGACGCGACCGACAATATCGAATCGGTCGCTTCGCTGCAAATCGGACATGTTGAGGTGAAAGGAACCCAGCAACCCGCCCGGAAGGAAATCTGGCGGCCATTGCTGCTGCTGGCCATCATTCTGCTGTTGGTCGAGTGGTATATCTACAATCGCCGCGTCTACTTGTAA
- a CDS encoding DUF58 domain-containing protein, whose product MSTGELQSLLEPELMNQLERMELVSRKIFRGRMKGERRSKRKGQSVEFADFRNYVAGDDLRMLDWNLYARLDKLIVKLFLEEEDLHFFTLIDASPSMGFGDPSKLQYAKQLAAALGFIGLIRSDRVVIESLGQSAQKRGPVLRGRRSVWRMLDTLAEIEPDQNISLADGVKRFCLRNPGKGIIVLITDLMDKQGYESALRYLVARQMDVYVMHVLSQEEIDPDVKGDLKLVDCEDQDEAEITVSAPLLARYKKTLDAFTRGAQDYCSRRGMNYLLAHNRLPVKDLMSNYLRKRGLVR is encoded by the coding sequence ATGAGTACCGGCGAACTGCAATCACTGCTTGAACCCGAGTTGATGAACCAACTCGAGCGCATGGAGCTTGTCTCTCGCAAGATCTTTCGTGGCCGTATGAAAGGCGAGCGTCGCAGCAAACGCAAAGGGCAGAGCGTCGAGTTTGCCGACTTTCGCAACTACGTCGCTGGCGACGACCTGCGGATGCTCGACTGGAACCTCTACGCCCGGCTCGATAAGTTGATCGTCAAGTTGTTTCTGGAGGAAGAAGACCTGCACTTCTTTACCCTGATCGACGCAAGTCCCTCGATGGGGTTTGGCGACCCCTCGAAACTGCAGTACGCCAAGCAACTGGCTGCTGCGTTGGGGTTCATTGGACTGATTCGTAGCGATCGAGTCGTCATCGAATCGCTTGGGCAAAGCGCCCAGAAACGAGGCCCGGTGCTTCGTGGTCGTCGGAGCGTCTGGCGGATGCTCGACACCCTGGCTGAAATCGAGCCCGATCAAAACATCTCGCTGGCTGATGGAGTCAAGCGGTTTTGCCTTCGCAATCCAGGCAAAGGCATTATCGTGTTGATCACCGACCTGATGGACAAGCAAGGCTACGAATCGGCCCTTCGCTACCTAGTAGCGCGTCAGATGGATGTGTATGTAATGCACGTGCTGAGCCAGGAGGAGATCGATCCCGATGTGAAAGGCGATCTGAAGCTGGTCGACTGCGAAGATCAGGACGAGGCCGAAATCACGGTCAGCGCTCCGCTCCTCGCACGCTACAAGAAGACGCTCGACGCCTTTACCCGCGGCGCCCAGGATTACTGCAGCCGTCGAGGAATGAACTACCTGCTTGCACACAATCGGTTGCCGGTAAAAGATTTAATGAGCAACTACCTGCGCAAACGAGGCTTGGTGCGATAG
- a CDS encoding TM2 domain-containing protein yields the protein MDFRKDVLVWRDGMADWVEAVDLGGLEVELPPPAPPTSPYASPQTTSTHQFKGDSNGTKIVAGLCGIFLGWLGVHKFVYGATTPGIIMLLITICTCGWAAIIVWGIGAVEGIIYLTKSDQDFEEEYMIGKKGWF from the coding sequence ATGGATTTCAGGAAAGACGTACTAGTATGGCGCGACGGCATGGCCGACTGGGTCGAGGCGGTGGATCTGGGGGGCCTTGAGGTCGAGCTTCCTCCACCAGCACCGCCGACGTCTCCGTACGCTTCGCCTCAAACGACAAGTACTCATCAATTCAAAGGCGATAGTAATGGTACAAAGATCGTCGCCGGCTTATGCGGCATCTTTCTTGGCTGGCTAGGCGTGCATAAGTTTGTTTACGGGGCGACGACCCCTGGGATCATCATGCTGTTGATTACCATTTGTACCTGCGGATGGGCCGCCATCATTGTGTGGGGGATCGGCGCTGTTGAGGGTATTATTTATCTCACCAAGTCAGACCAAGACTTCGAAGAAGAGTACATGATTGGCAAGAAGGGGTGGTTTTAG
- a CDS encoding helix-turn-helix domain-containing protein: MKKHIVCLDHQARGGLEQLARSGARAAQVVRRCQILLKSDSGCTDEEIAEHVGCTTRNVRAVRKRFCEEGVQRAVYDAPRSGRPPEFTKRQQQQVIALACSEPPEGRARWTLELLCEHAVKEGFVDSLSVTEVSLWLKEHDLKPWRKKLGACPS, translated from the coding sequence ATGAAAAAGCACATTGTTTGCCTGGACCACCAGGCCCGTGGAGGTTTGGAGCAGCTAGCACGCTCAGGCGCCCGCGCGGCGCAAGTGGTGCGTCGCTGCCAGATATTATTGAAATCGGACTCGGGATGCACCGACGAAGAGATCGCCGAGCATGTGGGCTGCACGACGCGCAACGTCCGAGCCGTCCGAAAGCGGTTCTGCGAAGAGGGCGTCCAGCGGGCGGTGTACGATGCGCCTCGCTCGGGCCGCCCCCCAGAGTTCACCAAGCGGCAGCAGCAACAGGTAATCGCCCTGGCGTGCAGCGAGCCGCCCGAGGGACGGGCTCGCTGGACGCTGGAATTGTTGTGCGAGCACGCGGTGAAGGAAGGCTTCGTCGATTCGCTCAGCGTGACGGAGGTCTCGCTGTGGCTCAAGGAACACGACCTGAAGCCGTGGCGAAAAAAACTTGGTGCGTGCCCAAGCTGA
- a CDS encoding IS630 family transposase, translating into MPKLNDEFCERMEDVLEQYEKPLDPNEPVVCLDEQPYQRVDDARPPEPAAPGKIAKQDYEYRRCGTCSVFVAVEPKAGKRFVQAKRHRKRADFARFVRDLLKRYPDAERVHLVMDNLNTHNEKSLIETFGEEAARPMLERIVWHFTPKHASWLNMAEIEISAIQRQCLGRRLASLDKVQSELSHCSRDRNRKKIKINWTFHRKDAKRVFPELYRK; encoded by the coding sequence GTGCCCAAGCTGAACGACGAGTTCTGTGAGCGGATGGAGGACGTCCTCGAGCAGTACGAGAAGCCGCTCGACCCGAACGAGCCGGTCGTCTGCCTCGACGAGCAGCCCTATCAGAGGGTCGACGACGCGCGGCCGCCCGAGCCCGCGGCACCCGGCAAGATCGCGAAGCAGGACTACGAGTACCGCCGCTGCGGAACCTGCAGCGTGTTCGTGGCGGTCGAGCCGAAGGCGGGCAAGCGATTCGTTCAGGCCAAGCGTCACCGCAAGCGAGCCGACTTCGCCCGGTTCGTCCGCGACCTCTTGAAGCGCTATCCCGACGCAGAGCGGGTTCATCTGGTGATGGACAACCTCAACACGCACAACGAGAAGTCGTTGATCGAAACCTTTGGCGAGGAGGCGGCTCGGCCAATGCTGGAGCGGATTGTGTGGCATTTTACCCCCAAGCATGCCAGTTGGCTCAACATGGCCGAGATCGAAATCTCGGCCATACAGCGACAATGCCTGGGACGTCGGTTGGCTTCGCTCGACAAGGTTCAAAGCGAACTCTCCCACTGTTCACGCGACCGCAATCGGAAGAAAATCAAAATCAATTGGACCTTCCATCGAAAAGACGCCAAACGCGTCTTCCCTGAACTCTATAGGAAATGA
- a CDS encoding GYF domain-containing protein gives MSNKWYVSRPGDSKRFGPYDDEKLKQLAHEGRLQPNDLVRRPGSHFL, from the coding sequence ATGTCGAACAAATGGTACGTAAGCCGGCCCGGCGATTCGAAACGCTTTGGACCCTACGACGACGAGAAGCTCAAGCAACTGGCCCACGAAGGCCGGCTGCAACCAAACGACCTAGTACGTCGTCCCGGAAGTCATTTCCTATAG
- a CDS encoding AAA family ATPase, with protein sequence MSLAESIEKRAQEFSDRYRKVHEQIARVIVGHDDIVHGVLTCLFVGGHCLLEGVPGLGKTLLVRTLSETLDLNFSRIQFTPDLMPADILGTNMIVEDPDGRRRFEFQRGPVFTQICLADEINRATPKTQSAMLEAMQEKSVTAGGNHYKLDAPFFVMATQNPLEQEGTYPLPEAQLDRFFFKLVVGYSNRADLNKILERTTKGEEIRPEKVMDGSEIVQWQQLVREVILAPHVQDYICRLILSTHPEGEFAQPVTNQFLRWGSSPRGAQTVALAAKVRALLGGRYNVSFDDIRRVFVPALRHRVILNFEAEAESVNPDDVLLELLQKVPEKADDIAAA encoded by the coding sequence ATGAGTCTCGCCGAATCGATTGAAAAACGTGCCCAAGAGTTTTCGGACCGCTACCGGAAAGTTCACGAGCAGATCGCTCGCGTGATTGTCGGACACGACGACATCGTTCACGGGGTGCTCACCTGCTTGTTTGTTGGTGGTCACTGCCTGCTCGAAGGTGTCCCAGGACTGGGGAAGACCTTGCTCGTGCGGACGCTCTCCGAAACGCTCGACCTCAACTTCTCTCGCATCCAGTTCACCCCCGACCTCATGCCGGCCGATATTCTCGGCACCAACATGATCGTGGAAGATCCGGATGGACGCCGACGATTCGAGTTCCAACGCGGGCCGGTGTTTACCCAGATTTGTCTGGCCGACGAAATCAACCGCGCGACGCCGAAGACCCAGTCGGCCATGCTCGAAGCGATGCAGGAAAAGTCGGTCACCGCCGGCGGCAACCACTACAAGCTCGACGCCCCGTTCTTTGTGATGGCCACGCAGAACCCGCTCGAGCAAGAAGGTACCTATCCGCTGCCCGAAGCCCAGCTCGACCGCTTCTTCTTCAAGCTGGTCGTCGGTTATTCGAACCGGGCCGATCTGAACAAGATTCTCGAGCGGACCACCAAAGGCGAAGAGATTCGCCCCGAAAAGGTGATGGACGGCAGCGAGATCGTGCAGTGGCAGCAGCTGGTTCGCGAGGTGATTTTGGCTCCTCACGTGCAGGACTATATCTGCCGCCTGATCCTCTCCACCCATCCCGAAGGGGAGTTCGCCCAGCCGGTTACCAATCAGTTCCTCCGTTGGGGCTCGAGCCCCCGTGGTGCCCAAACCGTCGCCTTGGCAGCCAAGGTGCGGGCACTGCTCGGTGGTCGGTACAACGTGAGTTTCGACGACATCCGCCGCGTGTTCGTACCGGCGCTTCGGCATCGTGTGATTCTAAACTTCGAAGCCGAGGCCGAGAGCGTGAATCCAGACGATGTCTTGCTCGAACTGCTCCAGAAGGTGCCCGAAAAGGCCGACGATATTGCAGCTGCGTAA